A single genomic interval of Daucus carota subsp. sativus chromosome 1, DH1 v3.0, whole genome shotgun sequence harbors:
- the LOC108203465 gene encoding glutathione S-transferase DHAR3, chloroplastic has protein sequence MSTTFHPPASLTTTIKHLACNLKNPLIPTHFTKTPPHLKSTFRKFTVSMATTPFEVCVKASYTVPNKLGDCPFTQRVLLTLEEKHLPYDMKFIDLKDKPEWFLKISPEGKVPLIKFDEEWVADSDVITQSLEEKFPVPPLVTPPEKASVGSKIFSAFIGFLKSKDPADGTEQALLSELSAFNDYLKENGPFINGKEVSAADLALGPKLYHLEIALGHYKKWSVPDSLPEVKSYMKTIFSRDSFINTRALTEDVIEGWRSKVEG, from the exons ATGTCCACTACTTTTCACCCTCCAGCTTCTCTGACAACAACTATCAAACACCTTGCCTGCAACTTGAAAAACCCTCTCATCCCCACACATTTTACTAAAACTCCACCCCATTTGAAATCAACATTCAGAAAATTCACTGTATCCATGGCTACTACCCCTTTTGAAGTCTGCGTCAAGGCCTCCTACACCGTCCCCAACAAGCTTGGAGACT GTCCATTTACGCAGAGAGTTTTGTTAACGCTGGAGGAGAAGCATCTTCCTTATGACATGAAGTTTATTGACTTGAAAGATAAGCCTGAATG GTTCTTGAAAATAAGTCCCGAAGGGAAAGTGCCTTTGATAAAGTTTGATGAGGAGTGGGTTGCAGATTCTGATGTTATCACGCAGTCACTGGAAGAGAAGTTTCCGGTTCCACCTTTGGTGACTCCGCCTGAGAAGGCATCTGT GGGATCAAAGATCTTCTCCGCATTTATTGGTTTTTTGAAAAGCAAAGATCCAGCCGATGGAACGGAACAAGCATTATTAAGTGAGCTGAGTGCCTTCAATGATTATTTAAAGGAAAAT GGCCCATTTATAAATGGAAAAGAGGTCTCAGCTGCTGATTTGGCCCTTGGACCAAAGCTCTACCACCTAGAGATTGCTTTAGGGCATTATAAAAAATGGTCCGTACCAGATTCACTTCCAGAAGTGAAGTCCTATATGAAG ACCATTTTCTCCAGGGACTCGTTCATCAACACGCGGGCTCTAACTGAGGATGTCATAGAGGGTTGGCGATCAAAAGTTGAGGGATAA
- the LOC108203448 gene encoding uncharacterized protein LOC108203448: MGKLGKSQRRRGYYFVGFLGFMFQLFLLTESTVRRQNITSSNSRPVHLDILDDQVVVDNGLAKFTFSKPAGMITGINYNGIKNILEQRNKETNRGYWDVVWSKPEDPGDIYDVLQGTHFRVVVANEDQVELSFTKTWIPPVKGTKRPRDDNSLPLNIDKRYIVLRGVPGFYSYATFERLEGWRDMVLYEGRIAFKLQEKLFRYMAVSDDRQRVMPTFEDRERGKALAYKEAVLVTDSIKDTHSVEVDDKYQYSAENRENKVHGWICSNPATGFWMITPSSEFRVGGPLKQDLTSHAGPVTLSMFFSAHYAGKPLALTFKEGEPWKKVFGPVFIYLNSGLDTESTVSLWQDAKEQMLIETESWPYDFPRSGDYFLANKRGTLSGRLLVRDRYTRIELKTAKFANVGLALPGAAGSWQTENKGYQFWTQADAMGYFVIKNVLPGTYNLYAWVPGLIGDYKYAYNIIIKPGGIVKLGNIVYVPPRNGPTLWEIGIPDRTAAEFFVPQPITTLENTLYEEDTAEGFRQYGLWDRYTDLYPNEDLVYAIGVHRYQRDWFFAHVNRRLEDNTYVPTTWKVLFNLKQVDRTRTYTLQLALASANGAELQVRINDEAAKHPHFTTHLIGYDNAIARHGIHGLYRLYSVNFLGNLLQPGKNIIFLKQTRGKSPFNGVMYDYIRLEQPPPTN; encoded by the exons ATGGGCAAGCTGGGGAAGAGCCAAAGGCGACGAGGATATTATTTTGTGGGGTTTCTTGGATTCATGTTTCAGCTATTCTTGCTGACTGAATCTACCGTTCGTCGACA AAATATAACATCGAGCAACTCGCGGCCAGTGCATCTGGATATATTGGATGATCAA GTTGTAGTGGACAATGGATTGGCTAAATTCACTTTCTCAAAGCCAGCTGGTATGATTACTGGAATAAATTACAACGGGATTAAGAATATACTAGAACAAAGGAACAAAGAAACTAACAGAGG GTATTGGGATGTTGTTTGGAGCAAGCCAGAAGATCCCGGAGATATTTATGATGT GTTACAAGGGACACATTTTAGAGTCGTTGTTGCAAATGAAGATCAAGTAGAGCTGTCGTTTACAAAAACATGGATTCCTCCGGTTAAGGGCACTAAACGTCCTCGTGATGACAATAGCCTTCCACTCAATATAGACAAAAG GTATATAGTGCTCCGAGGAGTCCCAGGTTTCTACTCATATGCCACATTTGAACGCTTGGAAGGATGGCGCGATATGGTGCTATATGAAGGCAGGATTGCATTCAAGCTTCAAGAAAAATT GTTTCGATACATGGCAGTGTCAGATGACCGACAAAGAGTCATGCCAACATTTGAAGACCGGGAAAGGGGGAAGGCCCTTGCTTATAAAGAAGCCGTGCTAGTGACAGATTCGATTAAGGACACACATAGTGTAGAG GTGGATGACAAATATCAATATTCCGCTGAAAACAGGGAAAATAAGGTGCACGGATGGATATGCTCCAACCCTGCCACCGGGTTCTGGATGATCACACCCAGCAGTGAGTTTCGTGTTGGGGGACCTCTTAAGCAGGACCTCACTTCTCATGCCGGACCAGTAACTCTGTCA ATGTTCTTCAGTGCTCATTATGCTGGAAAGCCCCTAGCACTTACGTTTAAAGAAGGGGAACCCTGGAAAAAGGTTTTTGGCCCAGTTTTTATCTATTTAAACTCAGGCTTGGACACGGAAAGTACTGTTTCATTGTGGCAAGATGCTAAAGAACAG ATGTTGATAGAAACTGAGAGCTGGCCATATGATTTCCCGCGCTCTGGTGATTATTTTCTTGCAAATAAGCGTGGCACACTTAGTGGAAGGTTACTGGTACGAGACAG GTATACAAGAATAGAGTTGAAAACAGCTAAGTTTGCGAATGTGGGACTGGCTCTACCTGGAGCAGCAGGCTCCTGGCAAACAGAAAACAAG GGTTATCAATTTTGGACACAAGCTGATGCAATGGGGTATTTTGTGATAAAAAATGTCTTGCCCGGAACATATAACTTGTATGCTTGGGTGCCTGGACTTATCGGTGATTACAAATATGCATACAATATTATCATCAAACCAG GAGGCATTGTAAAATTAGGTAATATTGTATATGTTCCTCCAAGAAATGGCCCTACACTATGGGAAATTGGCATCCCTGATCGCACAGCAGCTGAGTTTTTTGTTCCTCAACCTATCACGACTCTTGAAAACACATTATATGAGGAGGATACTGCAGAGGGGTTTAGGCAGTACGGATTATGGGATCGTTACACTGATCTATATCCTAATGAAGATCTAGTTTACGCTATTGGTGTTCATAGGTATCAAAGGGACTGGTTCTTTGCTCATGTTAATAG GAGACTTGAAGATAACACCTATGTACCAACAACATGgaaagttttatttaatttaaaacaagtGGATCGGACCAGAACTTACACATTGCAGCTGGCACTTGCTTCTGCCAATGGAGCTGAATTACAA GTCCGGATCAACGATGAAGCCGCCAAACATCCTCACTTTACGACACATCTTATAGGCTATGATAATGCAATTGCAAGACATGGGATCCATGGACTATACCGCTTATACAGTGTTAATTTTTTGGGAAATCTTTTACAACCGgggaaaaatataatatttcttaaGCAGACAAGAGGAAAAAGTCCTTTCAATGGAGTCATGTATGATTATATACGTTTGGAACAGCCACCGCCAACAAATTAA
- the LOC108194533 gene encoding mannitol dehydrogenase, which produces MAKSPETEHPVQAFGYAASDTSGTLAPFKFSRRATGDYDVRFKVLYCGVCHSDLHMVKNEWGMTTYPIVPGHEIVGKVTEVGSRVEKFKVGDIVGVGCLVGSCRSCEICNDNYENNCAKQVQTYSFTNIDGTITYGGYADSMVADQHFVLRWPENLPLDSGAPLLCAGITTYSPLRYHGLDKPGTKVGIVGLGGLGHVAVKMAKAFGAHVTVISTSASKKQEALGKLGADEFLVSSDTDQMQAAVGTLHGIIDTVSAAHPVVPLLELLKLNGKLVMVGAPEKPLELPVFPLLMGRKVLAGSNIGGLKETQEMLDFATQHNITADVEVIPVDYVNTAMERLVKSDVRYRFVIDVANTLKTE; this is translated from the exons ATGGCAAAATCACCAGAAACAGAACACCCGGTCCAGGCTTTTGGCTATGCTGCCAGTGACACTTCCGGAACTCTTGCACCATTCAAGTTCTCCAGAAG AGCAACGGGGGATTATGATGTGAGGTTCAAAGTACTGTATTGTGGAGTGTGTCATTCAGATCTTCATATGGTGAAGAATGAATGGGGAATGACCACCTATCCTATTGTTCCTGG GCACGAAATTGTTGGTAAAGTAACTGAAGTGGGGAGCAGAGTAGAAAAATTTAAGGTTGGCGACATAGTTGGGGTAGGTTGTTTGGTTGGATCTTGCCGTTCATGTGAGATCTGCAATGATAATTATGAGAATAATTGTGCAAAGCAAGTACAGACCTATTCTTTCACCAACATTGATGGAACCATAACATACGGAGGATATGCTGACTCTATGGTTGCAGACCAGCACTTTGTTCTTCGTTGGCCTGAGAATTTGCCTCTCGATTCTGGTGCTCCTCTACTATGTGCGGGGATTACAACTTACAGTCCCCTCAGATACCATGGACTAGATAAACCTGGTACAAAGGTAGGTATTGTAGGTTTGGGCGGTCTCGGACATGTAGCTGTGAAGATGGCAAAAGCTTTTGGTGCTCACGTTACAGTTATAAGTACTTCTGCAAGCAAGAAGCAAGAAGCATTGGGAAAACTTGGTGCTGATGAGTTTTTGGTTAGTAGTGACACTGACCAGATGCAG GCTGCCGTGGGCACACTACATGGTATTATTGATACTGTTTCTGCCGCTCACCCTGTGGTACCGTTGCTTGAGCTATTAAAGCTTAATGGTAAGCTTGTCATGGTTGGTGCACCAGAGAAACCTTTGGAGTTACCGGTGTTTCCATTACTTATGG GAAGGAAGGTTCTTGCTGGGAGTAATATCGGTGGACTGAAGGAGACACAAGAAATGCTTGATTTTGCAACACAACACAACATAACTGCCGATGTTGAGGTTATCCCTGTGGACTATGTGAACACTGCAATGGAGAGACTTGTGAAATCTGATGTCCGATACAGGTTTGTCATCGACGTTGCCAATACGTTGAAAACTGAATGA